A region of the Candidatus Babeliales bacterium genome:
ACCACAATTCAACAATCTACAGACTTATATAACATCTGTGAACAAATTAGAGGATATGCTCAAACAGACAAACAACTTAATGCTTTGATTAATGATCCCTTTATTTCTCGTGTACTCGTAGAAAATATATCCGCACACTTTAATCGTGACAATGAATTCGCGTATAGGATATTACAGACTCAACATGCACGACTACAACTCCAACTCCAAAAAAAATGTGCACCACTATATAAAAAGAAAATTCTATCTCAAAAAGATATTATAATGTTCAACACATTACTCACACAGGGCCTTGATTTAAATTTTACCAGTAAAAATCCAATTTTGGGAATCACCTTTCCATTAATTACTTGCGTGTATTCTAGAAATTTAGGAATGATTCAGCTGCTCTTAAAAAATGGAGCCAATCCTAATCAAGTATCACCCGATGGAGAAACACCATTAATAATAGCCATAGACATATTAAATCCCAAAACAGATGTTGGAATCTTTTTCATTTTAGCTAAGTATTCCGATATAAATAGAATGAGTAACGGAGTCACTCCATTGATCTACTGCATCCGCTCAAGAAAAATACCATGCGCAAAATTACTCATAG
Encoded here:
- a CDS encoding ankyrin repeat domain-containing protein; translated protein: MKITKNNAFLTYLLLALTFNVCSMDQLPEGTPFFPPGASKERLVQFLLTTIQQSTDLYNICEQIRGYAQTDKQLNALINDPFISRVLVENISAHFNRDNEFAYRILQTQHARLQLQLQKKCAPLYKKKILSQKDIIMFNTLLTQGLDLNFTSKNPILGITFPLITCVYSRNLGMIQLLLKNGANPNQVSPDGETPLIIAIDILNPKTDVGIFFILAKYSDINRMSNGVTPLIYCIRSRKIPCAKLLIEQGADPIMPDADNKTPLLLAEVISKMSPEMLEIVTLIKNAIAKKSNNQEEDVQ